The sequence below is a genomic window from Providencia rettgeri.
ACTGTTTTTCAATGTGACATTAGAAATAGGCCTTTCTCACCTTACATATGCAGATTTACTGCAAACTATATCCATTTCCTGCATTAATTTAACCTTTACTTAACATTAAGCATTGTACTTTACCTTAGAAACGTTGAGTGTAACTAAGTCACCTTGGACTCAAGAAATAGGCTTGTAATTAAAAAAAACAAACCCTCACCATAAGAGAGTTAGCCATGACAATGCAAACAATCGCAGTGAAATCATTTGGTTCTACAAAAACAACATCAAAAGTTTTACTCATTTGTTGGATGAGTATTTTATTTGAAGGTTATGATGTCGGTGTTATGGGGGCCGTTTTACCTACACTTGCTGAATATAAACAGTGGAATTTATCCCCTCTAGAGCTAGGTGCTTTAAGTAGCTATGCGCTTGTTGGGATGTTCTTCGGCGCGTTTATCATCGGTACTTTGAGTGAATTGTATGGTCGGCGCCGCATGTTACTCACTTGTGTTACCTTATTTTCATTGACCATGTTAGGCGCAGCATTCGCACCAACGCCTTGGTTTTTTGGTTTAATGCGTTTTATTGGCGGTATTGGTTTAGGAGGTGTTATTCCTGTTGCAGCGGCACTCACAATTGAATATTCCCCAACAGAAAAACGCTCTTTTAACTATGGGATTATGTATTCAGGATATTCATTAGGTATATTAAGTGCCGCGCTCGTCGCAATGTGGTTATTAGAACACTTTGGTTGGCGTAGTGTGATTGCATTTGGAGCATTACCTCTATTACTTATTTGGCCAATGGCGCGTATTCTGCCTGAGTCATTAGAATATTTGACACACAAGGGCTTACACTCTGAAGCTCAAGCTCTCGCTAAAAAACTCGACATTGATTACCAATCATCTTCAGAATATGTGCAACATAAATCACAAAGTATTAAAGAGATTGTAGCAGTCGTATTTGCTTGGCGTCATTTGCGTGCCACCGCTTGCTTCTGGGTTGCATTATTCTGTGGGATGCTATTAGTTTATGGTCTAAATACTTGGCTGCCATCTATTATGCGAAAAGAAGGTTATAACCTTGGTTCTAGCTTAACATTTTTAATTGTGTTCAGTTTGGCTTCCGCATTAGGCGGATTATTTCTCGGAAAAATTGCAGATAAATATGGTGTACGTAATTCTGTCGCATTTTTCTTTTTACTGGGCGCAATCGGTGTGGGTTGCTTGATATTCAAGCAAAATATCTATATGAATTACGTTCTCGTAGCTTTTGCAGGTGTTGGAAGTATTTCTGCCGCGCTCATATTAACGGGTTATATTGCCAATTATTATCCATCAAATGCACGTGCTTCCGCAACAGGTTGGGCCCTCAGTTTTTCTCGAATCGGCGCAATGACAGGCCCTATGTTTGGTGCTTATATTGCTAGCCTAGGGATTGCCACTAGCTGGAATTTTATTGCTTTTGCTATCGTTGCCGTCATCGCAGCTACGGCTGTTATTTTGTTACCTAAACAACGCGCACTATAATGACAAAAAAGGATAGGGTTTTCCCTATCCTCCTTGAATGAGAACGTGCTAAATCACCATTGCCTATCAATGCAAAGATTGATAAGAAACTTGCGCTCCCTTAGTCAGTTTACTTTCATTCGAATATGTACTTTCTATTTCAATTAAGGATTGGTCCGCCATATTGTATATTTTGTTATACAAAGGAAACTGAGGACGATAACGGATCTCTTTCGTGGCAAAATCCATCATTAAATATTGTTGCGAACCTCTAACTATATTCGAAACAATTAAACCTTGATTGCCGACTTCTAAGCTGTTCATGTGGTTATAACCGCTTTCTGCGATCACCTCAAAATTACCATTAGTATGAAATTGCATCAAAGAAAATAAGCGACGTGAGGGCTCTTGAGCAACTACAAAAATATCACCATTACGATTTTGTGCTGATTCATTGATCCTGACAGGCAGCCATTTACTGCTAATAACCTGTTTTGTTGGGATATCCATAATAACTTCTAGAGATCCCATTTGGTTGCCATAGCTATACCACATCACTATTTTATCTCGATATGTTGCATACGAAAAATTTGAATTTCCTTCAATTTCTTCAGGATATAATGATTTGGCTAAATCTCGAACATTGATAAAATGTTCCCATGTCATTCCTTTATCAGCACTGATAAAAATATTTTCATTATCCGCAACAACATAGAAAGGAGAGCTTTTAGATAAGTAGATTTTTCCCATAATCAACGTTGAAAATAGCTTGCCAGTTTTTTTACTCCAAGGTGTAAATTCACTCACTGAAAAATCAGTTAAGTTAATTTTTTGATAGCCATCACTGAACATCATTAAACATTGTTTTCTTTCACAAACCGCATTATAGAAACTTTGATCGCTATGAGTAATAAAATGCACGCCATTATTATCTGCAAATAAAATCTGGTTATCATATTCGCTTGAAGGCATATAAGTATTATAAGAAGAGTAATAATAATTAGAACGGCCACTTTTTTTAGCTACAACTAACATCCCATTTTCTGCTGGAAATGTTGTTACAAAATCATAACTACCAATCGGGAAGCTATTTTCATTGTGGTTTTTCCACTGCCAATCAACTGTACCAGTACGAATAAAAATAATAAAAGTGAAAGCGAGACTTAGTGCAAACACCAAAACCAAAAAGAGAAAACGTTTACTCAAAAATGGGTTCATGAGCGCACCTCCGTCACATAATCCGTTTGGCCATTTTTACGGCGTAGATGCTTCAAAATATATTGCGCTTGATAATACCCATTGCCACGCTGAGATAGTTTAAAATATATCGCCACGCACAAAGCAATAAGAAAGCTGATACCGAATAAAATCGTGACTGCGAAACTGGTAAATAGCACACCTGTATCCACAATATTAACCCAGTCCCAATAATCCCAATATCCGCCTTTCTCCAGGGTTTCGGAAATTGATAACCCTCCGGCCATAAAGACAAAGAACATTAAAAGTAAGCAAGTGAACCCCCACAGCCCGAAATAAAAGCCTCTTTCTTGAGGAGCCCCCTTACCAATCAAGCTATAGGCAAGCCCGTCTTGATGATTGTAAATACCAAAAATTACCTGCTCTTTTGAATGCGCTTGGATATTTTTATGAAAAACCTCAAGTTCGTCACCTTGAGCAATAAAGAGATTATGGTTGTTAAATAACGGCTCATTGGCTGAAACCAGTACATCCATATGGCTTTTATTAATCTGCAAGCCGATATGATTGAGCTTTTGTTCTGTATCCCCTCTTGCAACGGTTAAGCTAAGGGTTGAGGTAATATTAACCGTCCCACGAGTGACGAATAAAGACGTTTTATCACGGTAATTATCGACTGATTGACGTAATTTATGGGCTTTAGCTTTCGAGTTTTTAATTCCTGGAATGTTAATTATCTGCTCTTGTTCGCTTTTTTGGTATTGCCCATCAATAACCAAATCCAATGCCTTTAAAATTTGCTTTCGTTTTGGACTTAAAATATATTTGGTTTCGGCCAATGCAAGGCCAAACAGAACGATCCCGCCGAAAGCTGCTAAACCTAGAATTGCCACTAGGATGATCATTAAAAAACTATCTTCTGCATTAATAAAGCAATAGTACACCGCAGGAATTAGCATCATTAACAACAATGAAACTAAATATTGTATTCCTAATTTTCGAGTAAAACTGACTGTTCTGTCGGGCTCTAAACGACCATGTTTTTCATGGCAAACCCATTGCACCCAATAGCTTCCATCATTCATCTCTTCTGCGCAAATTACCAAGGGGTCTCCTTGCTGTATGCGCTCTAAAAAAATTTGGCTATTTGAAAAATCATCCTGATTAAAGAAAAATACTTTTTCGGAGGCGATCAATCTTACCATTCCCATTGGGCTGACATTTTGATAATCACATTGAGTAAGACTGACATGGAAATATTGAACTCGCATGAGTAAATGCCTATTTCACTAAGAAAATTTAACATTATGATAATAAATAAAGGTATATAGCCCTAGTAAAACTTACCTTATAATAAAATAATTCAGATAATGATTAACACCATTGAACAGTTATCTAATGATAGTTTAATCATTAGAAATAGGTGTCTCCTACTAGCAAAGACAGTAATTACTGATAAACTTGCACCTAATACAAAGTTTGTGAGTGAAATGTGGCAATAAAACAATTTTACCACTCTTTCCTTTAACAATAATTTTGAATAACAGCGATGACATCACAACCTGCATATAAGCAAATTCAGTCTTACATTTTACGCAGTATTGATTTAGGAATTTTTAAGCCTGGAACTCAAATACCCACAGAACTTGAGCTGTGCGCTCAGTTTAATGTAAGCCGTATGACGGTGAATAAGGCCATTTCCGAGTTAAGCCAAAAAGGGATCTTGAATCGTATTGCAGGAAAAGGCACATTTGTTGCCACGCTAAAACATGAACTCCCTGTTACAAAAGCATTTGATATTTTTGATGAAATCTCAACGAGCGGTAATAAATATAGCGGTCACCAATTACAACTGAAAATTATTTCGGCATCAGCAGAAATCGCATTACAGCTAGGGATTAGTGAAGGAAGTGATGTGGGTTACTGTAAAGTTCTACATTTTGAAAATGATATTCCTTTAATGTTAGAAGAACGCTATGTTAATCATGCCATTGTGCCTGATTTTGTTAAGCAAAAATATGGTGACACTGAAACGCCGAGCGGTTATCTACAACGCCATTTTCCTGTCAGTGAAATGGAGCATACAATAGAAGCAGCGCTAGCCACAAAATCCATAGCTCAGTCCTTATCAATTAAAGAAAACTCACCTTGTCTACAACTTAGCCGCCGTACTTGGACAGGCAGTATTCTAATTAGCTACGTTAATATGATCACTGCTGGCTCTCGTTACAAATTAAAATTACATTCGCGAATTGAGAGTTAATGCAAAAATAAAAAAATGGGGCAAAATTGCCCCAAAGCGACTGATAAAACAAAAAATATCAAGCACAACTACATCACAACAAATTCGTTTTACATTCCCTGATAAATAGGGCCTTCGCCTCCTTGAGGGGCTGTCCAAGTGATATTCTGTAACGGGTCTTTAATATCACAAGCCTTACAGTGCAGGCAGTTTTGCGCATTAATTTGCAGTTTTTCTTCGCTTTTGTCCCCTACAATTTCATACACTCCTGCAGGGCAATAACGCGTTTCGGGCGCAGCATATTTAATTAAATTAACTTGGATAGGGACATTAATATCCGCCAGTTTTAAATGGCAGGGTTGTTCCTCTTCATGATTCGTATTCGATAAAAACACGGAAGAAGGCTTATCAAAAATTAATTTACCATCAGGTTTTGGGTAATTTATTGGCGAAAAATTTCGTGCTTCTTTTATTCCTTCATGGTCTGCGTGTTTTAACTTTAAAGTCCACGGACTACGGCCTTTTAATAACAGTTGTTCTGCACCAAATAGCATTGAACCAACCACTAACCCTTTTTTCATATAGGGTTTAAAATTGCGTGTTTGATAAAGTTCTTGATATAGCCAGCTCTCTTCAAATAGCTGGCGAAATTGCTTTTTAAATTGTAAATAATCAATCATTCCATCCTGGTTAGCGCTAAACCATGCTTCTGCTGCTAATAGGCCACTTTTCACAGCACAGTGTGTACCTTTAATTCGAGCCGCATTAAGAAAACCGGCATCATCACCGATTAATGCGCCACCGGGAAAGCTCAATTCAGGTAATGCGGCCAGCCCACCAGCAACCATCGTTCTAGCACCATAGCTAATACGCTCCCCCCCTGATAAAAAAGCACTAAACTCAGGGTGGGTCTTTAAACGCTGAAACTCATCAAATGGTGATAAATAAGGGTTTTCATAATTTAATCCGACCACCAAACCCACTGCGACTAGGTTATCTCCATAGTGATAAGCAAAACCGCCACCGTAGGTGTGATTATCTAGGGGCCAACCAACAGAATGTACAACAAGCCCAGCTTGATGCTGCTCTTTTGGAATTTGCCAAATCTCTTTGATGCCCAAACCATAGGTTTGTTTACCGCTCTCTGCGGCTAAATTAAAATGATTTATCAATCTCTTACCTAGCTGACCACGGCACCCTTCCGCAAAAAAGGTCATTTTTGCCAGTAAATTCATACCCGGTTGGTACATCGCTGTTGGGTTGCCTGATTTATCCAGCCCCATGTCTCCAGTGGTGATACCTATTACTTGGTTTTTATCATCAAACAGCACGTCAGTGGCAGCAAATCCGGCAAAAACATCAACACCTAATCTTTCAGCCTCAAGGGCAAGTGCGGCACTTATCTGTCCTAAGCTGCCAATGAGATTGCCATTATTTTTCAAACAGCTTGGCAATAAGGATAGGGGTAAATGGCTCGCTTTATTTTCTTTTAACCATAAAAAACGGTCATGATTTACAGGGGTTAAAGAAGCTGACACCTTTTGTTGCCAATCTGGCAGCAGTTCATCAAGAGCCCGAGGGTCTATTACCGCGCCAGATAAAATGTGAGCACCTATCTGCGCACCTTTATCAATTAAACAAACTGATATCTCTGTGCCTTTTTCTGCGGCTAGCTGTTTTAAGCGTATTGCTGCAGATAACCCAGCGGGCCCGCCACCGACAATCAGGACATCGAACTCCATCGATTCCCGCTCGGGGGCCTCGTTTATCTTATCAATATTGTCGATAGCCATTTGTCCACCTCTTACGCTAATGCTTTGTCAAATTCAGGTAAGATCTCAAATAGATCACCAACAATGCCATAATCTGCGACTTGGAAAATCGGTGCCTCAGGATCACTATTAATAGCAACGATCACTTTACTTTCCTTCATACCAGCAACATGTTGAATTGCTCCGGAAATCCCTACTGCGATATATAAATCTGGGGCGACAATTTTCCCTGTTTGCCCTACTTGGTAGTCATTTGGAACAAAACCGGCATCTACCGCAGCACGAGAAGCCCCCACCGCAGCACCAAGTTTGTCAGCTATCGTTTCCAATAACGCAAAATTGTCACCTGAACTCAAACCTCTTCCCCCTGAAATAACCACTTTTGCAGAACTCAATTCCGCGCGGCTTACTTGAGTTAGAGATTGGCTTTTTAACTGCGTAGGTTGAGGTAAATCCGCTACCGTTAATGTGTCAATTTCAGCAGGAGCTTGCGTTTCATATCCCCCCGAAAATGCCGAACTACGCACTGTAATGACCACCTGCTGGCCATTATTTTGTACTGTTGCTAACGCATTTCCTGCATAAATAGGCCTAATAAAGGTTTGAGGATCAATAATTTGGGTAATATCTGAAATTTGGGCAACCCCTAACGTTGCAGCTACTCGTGGAGCAATGTTTTTACCAAATGTCGTCGCTGGAAACAGTAAATGGGTATACTCTTTTGCGATACTTGCCACTGCATGGCCCATCGGCTCTGCAAGTTGGTTTTTAAGGTTATCTGATTGTATTTCTAGGACTTTACTCACGCCCTGTATACTTGCAGCTGACTGAGCGACCTGTTCAGTCTCACTTCCTGCAACTAATAAGTGCAAATGACCACCAGCTGTGAGAAGTTGCTTTGCAGCGTTAATACTATGATAAGTAGATGTTTTTATTGTTTGATTATCATGCTCGACAACCACTAATACCGATATTTGGCTCATAGATATTTTCCTCGATTAGATCACTTCTTTCGCTTGTAATGCACTAACTAGCTCTGTCGCGCTGCTTAACAATGTGCATTGCCCCGCTCGTTTTTTAGGTTCTGAGACACTCAGCGTTTTAATTTGCCCTAATGGCGTAAAATCCATCTCAGCAATATCGATAATATCTAACGTTTTTTTCTTAGCTTTCATGATATTAGGCAAAGTAGCATAACGAGGTTCATTGAGTCGCAAGTCCGTTGTGATAACCGCAGGTAATGGCATCTCTAACGTTTCTAAGCCACCATCAATTTCCCTAGTCACTTGCAGTAATTGGCCTTCAAGCTTCACTTGTGAGGCAAATGTTGCCTGCGGATAATCCAATAATGCACTAAGCATTTGGCCGATTTGATTACAGTCATCATCAATCGCTTGTTTGCCTAATAAAATAAGATCCGGCTGTTCCTTTTCCACGATTTGTTGAAGTAAACGGGCAATATCCAGTGGTTCTAAAGTTAACTCTTCCGGCTTTTGGACTAAAACCCCGCGATCTGCCCCAATCGCCATCGCACTGCGTAATGTATCTTGATAACCAATATCACCAACGGAAACCGCAATAACTTCTGTCGCTTTTCCCGCCTCTTTTAAACGCACAGCTTCTTCGACGGCGATTTCATCAAAGGGGTTGATGGCCATTTTGACATTTGCCAGCTCAACGCCTGAGCCATCGGATTTCACTCTTATTTTGACGTTATGGTCTATCACTCGCTTCACTGCGACTATAATTTTCATAGCAACTCCTATCCCAATTCTTCCGCGATTGGTGGGTATGGTAATGTTCTAAAATCGTTTTTTAGGTTGAGAGAAACCGTAACAGTGATATTCACACTGCTACTGGTTATCTCAATTTTTACTATTTTGAATGCTAATTTTTATGAAATGGTTATTTACTCGTAGGTAATATCAATCTGTCTGCCACTGACATAGGCCATTGTTTTATCGCAACATAATAAATAACACTGGTTGCTACTAAGCCCACAATCCATGAGATATCAACCCCACCCAGTTTTTCAACTAGAGGCCCGGTATAGAAGCCCGTGGAAATAAATGGCAATTGAATCAATACCCCAACGATATAAGTGATAATCCCAACTTTATTCCAACGTCCATAACGGCCATTTGGATTGGCGAGCTCAGGTACATCGTAACGCCCTTTAGTGACCCAATAGTAATCAACAAGATTGATTGCGCTCCAAGGGGTGAAAAATGCTAGCAAAAACAGTAAGAAAGCAGAGAATAACTTTAAGAATGAGTGCTGCCCCGCTAACCCTAAAGCTGTCGAGAAGCTCACCATCAGAATGATGAAAAATAACCTTTGTCCGCGAGAAATTTGGCTTTTCCCACGGAAGCCACACCAAATAGCCGCCATAGACATAAAGCTACCGTAAGCATTCAGTGCAGTTATGGTCACTTTCCCATAAAAAATACTGATGTACAGCAACGCAGCAATTAAACCTGTGCTACCTAAGCCTACGATATAAGAGACTTCATTACCTGCAAATTGATTGCCAGCAAGCGCTGCGGCAAAAACGCCTAAAATCATCGAGGCTTGCGTACCGATCACAGTACCTGAACCGACGGCCAAGAAGGCTTTAATGGTTGGGGTTTTAGTCGGCAAATAGCGAGAGTAGTCAGCAACATAAGGCCCAAATGCAATTTGCCAAGAAGCTGACAATGACATCGCTAATAGAAAGTTCGTCCAGCTAAAATGACGGTTTTCGAGTAGTATTGAAACATCATTCATATAAAACAGACGGAAAAATAAATAGAAGAATGTAATCACACCCACTACACTCGCCACTTTTCCGAGAATATGGATAATCCGGTATCCACAAATAGTGATGCCGATAATCACCGCACCAAAAATTAAGATACCAACCCAGTCAGTCACATGCAGTAATTGGCCAACTGCCTGACCCGCTAATACCGTACCACTGGCAGAAAACCCAACATACATCATACAAACCAGTAAGATAGGGATAACTGCACCGTATACGCCAAACTGTACACGGCTCGAAATCATTTGTGGTAACCCCAATTTAGGTCCTTGCACCGCATGCAAGGCCATCACTGCACCACCTAACAGCTGGCCAATAAATAAACCAATTAGTGACCAGAATACATCTCCCCCCAGTACCACAGCTAAGGCACCGGTGACAATTGCGGTTATTTGCAAATTAGAACCAAACCAAAGTGTGAATTGGCTTGATAAGGTGCCGTGGCGCTCAGACTCGGGTATGTAGTCGATGGAACGCGCTTCGATTAAAGGTACATTCTCCTGCCGAGCTTTTTGCCCTGTTGCGATGTCGTTTGAAACTGTCATGGTAACTCCTCTTTAAGCAAGGCTGGCTTAAAGAATGAACCAATTAATCGTAATGAAACCGTAATAACTACAGTTGTAAGGTCCAGTTATTAAGCATTACGCTGGGTGATGTTTTATCTATTATTCACCCTAAATAACTAATTGAAATACATTCTTAAACCTGATTGTTGTTGTGTTTTTAATTCCATGATCCTGTTGTCAGGTAGTGCTTCCTAAGGTGCTCCATAAACCAGTAAACGCCTGTCCCGCTTACTCGCTTAATATGTAAAATAAGTTAGTGGGCGTCTAAAACAGCACGTGAAATAATAATTTTCTGTATTTCAGACGTTCCTTCAAAAATTCGTAAAATTCGTGCGTCACGCACATAACGCTCAAGGGGAAGGTCACGAATATAACCGTAGCCTCCGTGAAGCTGTAATGCGGCATCCGTAACAAACCCCGCGCACTCCGCAGCAAATAATTTCGCCGTAGCGGATTGCAAACTAAAACGTTCCCCTGAATCACGTAATTCGGCAGCTTGCCATGTCAACATACGAGCAGCTTCCAATTGCGTATGCATATCCGCAATACGCCATTGGGTTCCTTGGTAAGCCGCTAATGGTTTTTTACCAATTTGGCGTTCTTTTACCCAACCTAAAGCACTCTCCATCGCGGCTCGAGCGATACCGAGTGAAGTTGCTGCAACTTCGACGCGCCCCTTATCTAAAACTTCCATAGCAGTATGGAACCCTTTATTTTCCTCTCCCAGTAATGCAGATTCAGGTAGCCAACAATTCAGTGCTAATTCATAAATCGTGCTACCCCGTAACCCCATAGTTTTTTCAGGTTGAGAAAATGCCACACCTTCAGTCCCTTTAGGGATCACAAATGCGCTGATCCCGCGAGCCCCTGCTTCTACATCCGTTTTCGCATATAACACGATGAAATCAGCTTCTTTGGCGTTAGTAATATAGTGTTTATTACCCCGAATGCGCCAGCCACCATTTTCACGAGTTGCCACGGTGCGCATATCTGCAGGGTTAGAGCCAGCTGCTGGCTCAGTTAAGCCAAATGCACCTAATAATTCCCCAGCTGCGGCCTTGGGTAACCAATGCTGTTTTTGCGCTTCTGTACCACCAATTAAAATTGAATCTGTCGCCAAAAAATGTGCTGTTAGCGCCGATGACGTCGAAGCACAAGCCGCTGCAACCGCTTCCACGACCTTACTCATCGCGACACTGCCAATACCAAAGCCACCATATTGTTCAGGTAAATTAATTCCCCAACACCCCATTTCCCCTAATGCTTGTAAACTTTCAGCGCAAAAGGTTTCGGTTTCATCGTATCTTTGTGCATTCGGCTGTAAAATGTCGTGACAAACTTTTTCTATCGCATCCACAACCGCTTGTTCTGTTTCATTAATTTTAAAACTCATTGCATCGTCTCCGCATTTTTAATTGTTGTTTTCTCTGGCTTATAAACTGCATTTGCCTCACCTAATTTCGGGGCCCGACGAGTCGAGTGAGGTTTATTTCCATTAAAAAAAACTGGTTGCGAAACCAATGGTGTTCCTCCGTCATTCAGGTGTGTGAGCACTTGCCTCACTTGGGCATGCTCACTTTGTGTGGCTTGGTGTAAAT
It includes:
- a CDS encoding MFS transporter, with translation MTMQTIAVKSFGSTKTTSKVLLICWMSILFEGYDVGVMGAVLPTLAEYKQWNLSPLELGALSSYALVGMFFGAFIIGTLSELYGRRRMLLTCVTLFSLTMLGAAFAPTPWFFGLMRFIGGIGLGGVIPVAAALTIEYSPTEKRSFNYGIMYSGYSLGILSAALVAMWLLEHFGWRSVIAFGALPLLLIWPMARILPESLEYLTHKGLHSEAQALAKKLDIDYQSSSEYVQHKSQSIKEIVAVVFAWRHLRATACFWVALFCGMLLVYGLNTWLPSIMRKEGYNLGSSLTFLIVFSLASALGGLFLGKIADKYGVRNSVAFFFLLGAIGVGCLIFKQNIYMNYVLVAFAGVGSISAALILTGYIANYYPSNARASATGWALSFSRIGAMTGPMFGAYIASLGIATSWNFIAFAIVAVIAATAVILLPKQRAL
- a CDS encoding electron transfer flavoprotein-ubiquinone oxidoreductase translates to MAIDNIDKINEAPERESMEFDVLIVGGGPAGLSAAIRLKQLAAEKGTEISVCLIDKGAQIGAHILSGAVIDPRALDELLPDWQQKVSASLTPVNHDRFLWLKENKASHLPLSLLPSCLKNNGNLIGSLGQISAALALEAERLGVDVFAGFAATDVLFDDKNQVIGITTGDMGLDKSGNPTAMYQPGMNLLAKMTFFAEGCRGQLGKRLINHFNLAAESGKQTYGLGIKEIWQIPKEQHQAGLVVHSVGWPLDNHTYGGGFAYHYGDNLVAVGLVVGLNYENPYLSPFDEFQRLKTHPEFSAFLSGGERISYGARTMVAGGLAALPELSFPGGALIGDDAGFLNAARIKGTHCAVKSGLLAAEAWFSANQDGMIDYLQFKKQFRQLFEESWLYQELYQTRNFKPYMKKGLVVGSMLFGAEQLLLKGRSPWTLKLKHADHEGIKEARNFSPINYPKPDGKLIFDKPSSVFLSNTNHEEEQPCHLKLADINVPIQVNLIKYAAPETRYCPAGVYEIVGDKSEEKLQINAQNCLHCKACDIKDPLQNITWTAPQGGEGPIYQGM
- a CDS encoding purine-cytosine permease family protein, whose protein sequence is MTVSNDIATGQKARQENVPLIEARSIDYIPESERHGTLSSQFTLWFGSNLQITAIVTGALAVVLGGDVFWSLIGLFIGQLLGGAVMALHAVQGPKLGLPQMISSRVQFGVYGAVIPILLVCMMYVGFSASGTVLAGQAVGQLLHVTDWVGILIFGAVIIGITICGYRIIHILGKVASVVGVITFFYLFFRLFYMNDVSILLENRHFSWTNFLLAMSLSASWQIAFGPYVADYSRYLPTKTPTIKAFLAVGSGTVIGTQASMILGVFAAALAGNQFAGNEVSYIVGLGSTGLIAALLYISIFYGKVTITALNAYGSFMSMAAIWCGFRGKSQISRGQRLFFIILMVSFSTALGLAGQHSFLKLFSAFLLFLLAFFTPWSAINLVDYYWVTKGRYDVPELANPNGRYGRWNKVGIITYIVGVLIQLPFISTGFYTGPLVEKLGGVDISWIVGLVATSVIYYVAIKQWPMSVADRLILPTSK
- a CDS encoding electron transfer flavoprotein subunit beta/FixA family protein; the encoded protein is MKIIVAVKRVIDHNVKIRVKSDGSGVELANVKMAINPFDEIAVEEAVRLKEAGKATEVIAVSVGDIGYQDTLRSAMAIGADRGVLVQKPEELTLEPLDIARLLQQIVEKEQPDLILLGKQAIDDDCNQIGQMLSALLDYPQATFASQVKLEGQLLQVTREIDGGLETLEMPLPAVITTDLRLNEPRYATLPNIMKAKKKTLDIIDIAEMDFTPLGQIKTLSVSEPKKRAGQCTLLSSATELVSALQAKEVI
- a CDS encoding electron transfer flavoprotein subunit alpha/FixB family protein, which gives rise to MSQISVLVVVEHDNQTIKTSTYHSINAAKQLLTAGGHLHLLVAGSETEQVAQSAASIQGVSKVLEIQSDNLKNQLAEPMGHAVASIAKEYTHLLFPATTFGKNIAPRVAATLGVAQISDITQIIDPQTFIRPIYAGNALATVQNNGQQVVITVRSSAFSGGYETQAPAEIDTLTVADLPQPTQLKSQSLTQVSRAELSSAKVVISGGRGLSSGDNFALLETIADKLGAAVGASRAAVDAGFVPNDYQVGQTGKIVAPDLYIAVGISGAIQHVAGMKESKVIVAINSDPEAPIFQVADYGIVGDLFEILPEFDKALA
- a CDS encoding acyl-CoA dehydrogenase family protein codes for the protein MSFKINETEQAVVDAIEKVCHDILQPNAQRYDETETFCAESLQALGEMGCWGINLPEQYGGFGIGSVAMSKVVEAVAAACASTSSALTAHFLATDSILIGGTEAQKQHWLPKAAAGELLGAFGLTEPAAGSNPADMRTVATRENGGWRIRGNKHYITNAKEADFIVLYAKTDVEAGARGISAFVIPKGTEGVAFSQPEKTMGLRGSTIYELALNCWLPESALLGEENKGFHTAMEVLDKGRVEVAATSLGIARAAMESALGWVKERQIGKKPLAAYQGTQWRIADMHTQLEAARMLTWQAAELRDSGERFSLQSATAKLFAAECAGFVTDAALQLHGGYGYIRDLPLERYVRDARILRIFEGTSEIQKIIISRAVLDAH
- a CDS encoding UTRA domain-containing protein, whose translation is MTSQPAYKQIQSYILRSIDLGIFKPGTQIPTELELCAQFNVSRMTVNKAISELSQKGILNRIAGKGTFVATLKHELPVTKAFDIFDEISTSGNKYSGHQLQLKIISASAEIALQLGISEGSDVGYCKVLHFENDIPLMLEERYVNHAIVPDFVKQKYGDTETPSGYLQRHFPVSEMEHTIEAALATKSIAQSLSIKENSPCLQLSRRTWTGSILISYVNMITAGSRYKLKLHSRIES